Part of the uncultured Fibrobacter sp. genome, CAACCACTGCTCCCGCACCATCGTGACCTTTAGCGACGGCCAGAGCTTCGTGACGGGTAACCGCTGCGAACGCGGCGAAGTCACCGCCGACCCGAACGATCCGAAGACCAAGGCACTCATCGCCGAAATCAACAAGAAGATGCAGGCCGTGCCCGACATGATCAAGCGCACGAACCAGCTCTTGGTCAAGGACTACGCTCCGGCAAAGCTTGTGGAGAACAACGGCAAGACCATCGGTATTCCGCGCGTGCTCGAATTCTGGGCATCTCTCCCGTTCTGGAAGGCCTTCTTTACAAGCCTCGGCTACACCGTCGTGGTAAGCCGTCAGAGCGACTACAAGATGTTCGAAGCGGGCCTCCACAGCGTGCCCTCTGACACGGTTTGCTTCCCGGCAAAGCTTGTGCACGGCCACGTGCTCAGCCTCATTGAAAAGAAGGTGGACCGTATTTTCTTCCCGATGATGGTTGCAGTGCCCAGTGACCACACCAAGTTCACGGCAACGTCCGTTTGCCCGGTGGTGCAGGCCTACCCGAACGTTTGCAAGAACACCGACGAGCCCGAAAAGAATTACGGCGTTCCCATGGACCAGCCGATTTTCCACTGGTTCAACGCCAAGCTCCGCAGAAGCCAGACCATCGACTGGTTCCACGAAAACTGGAAGCTCGACAAGAAGCTTTTGGACAAGGCCGTAACCGAAGGCGAAAAGGCCCTCAACAGCTACCGCACCACGCTCCTTGAAGAAGGCCAGAAGATTCTGGACGATGTTCGCGCCAAGAACAGCTTTGCCGTTGTGATCGCTGGCCGCCCCTACCACGCGGACACGCTCATTAACCACAACATCGCAAGCCACTTTACCGCCATGGGCATTCCGGTGCTTACCACCGAATCGCTCCCCGGCGTGTACGACCAGGATGTGCCGAGCCACACCCGTATCGAAATCAAGAACACCTTCCACTTGCGCATGATTGGTGCCACCATGATTGCCGCGAAGGATCCGAACATCGAACTTGCACAGATCGTAAGTTTCGGTTGCGGACACGACTCGATTTTGACCGACGAAATGATGCGCATGCTGCACCTTGATTCCAACAAGGAAATGCTCATGCTCAAGCTCGACGAAGGCGATGCCCGCGGCCCCGTGGGAATTCGCGTCAAGAGCTTTATCGAAACGGTGAAGGCCCGCCGTGCAGCAAACCTGCCCGACAAGCCCGAAAGCAACGAACCGCTGTTCCATACGCCGTTTGTGGCCGAAGACAAGAAGCGCCGTCGTATTTTGACGCCGAACCTCTCCCCCGCCTTCTCTGTTCTCGCGAGCGAATACATGAAGCGCGAAGGGTTCATCGCCGAATACCTGCCGGTCGCCGACCGTAAGGCCATTGAACTCGGCAAGAAGTACGTGCATAACGACATCTGCTTCCCCTGCCAGGTGAACATCGGCGAAGCGCTCCATTGGCTCGTCGACCACCCCGAAGTTCCGCAGAACGAAGTTTCCATGTGCCTTGCCAAGAACTGCGAAAACTGCCGTGCCGTGCAATACGCAGTGCTCGCCCGTAAGGCACTTGACGAAGCGGGCTTCAAGGACGTCACCATCATTACGACTGGCGTGGACTACAAGGGAATGCATCCGGGCTTCCAGCTCGGTCTTGACTTCCGCCTCCACATGCTGTGGGGCCTGGTCACAATGGATGCCATCGAGACCATGTACCGTGCGGTCCGCCCGTACGAAGTCAACGCCGGCGACACGCAAAAGATTTACGACGAATGGATGCCGAAGGTGATTTCTGTTGCAGGTCACCTCTCCACCACGCAGCTCGTGCGCCCCTCCAAGCTGATCGAAATATTTGAACAGTGCATCGAGGCGTTCAACTCCATCGAGATTACCGAAGAGCGCAAGAAGGGCATCCGCAAGCCGCGCGTTGCCGTGCTTGGCGAAATCTTGATGAACTACCACCCGAGCGCAAACGGATTCGTCGAAAACTACCTGATGAACAATGGCATGGAAGTCTACCTGCCGGGCATGACAGACTTCTTCCGCGTGGACGAAGTGGTGCGTGCCGAAAAGGTGAAGCGCGGATTCTCGGCGAACCCGATTATGGACCGTGTCGAAGGCGGCGTGACGGCGAAGGTCTACACGCATGCCGTGGAAACCGCCCGCAAGTCCATGCACAAGTTCAAGCTCTATGAACACCATGCAGACTGCGTGGAACTCAAGGATTACGTCAGCGACATCATCGACCCGACCTACAATACCGGCGAAGGCTGGATGATTCCGGGCGAAATCCTGTACAACGCACAGCACGGTGTGAACAGCTACATCATTTTGCAGCCATTCGCCTGCCTTGCAAATCATATCTCTGGCCGTGGCCTTACCAAGGCCGTAAAGGAACGCTGCCCCCACGTGCAGATTCTTTCGCTCGACTATGACCCGGATACCAGCTTTGCAAACATCGAAAACCGTCTGCAGATGCTCATCATCAACGCAAGAGAACTGGAGAAAGCGAATAACAATTGATAATGGATAAATGATAATGGATAATTTGTATTCTGGTGGAAAAGCTTTATGAAGAAAGACAATTTAATTGCCGAAAAAACAAAAGCCTTCGCCATCCAAATTATCCATCTTTATCTTTTTTTGTCCAATGAGAGAAAAGAGTACGTTCTATCCAAGCAAGTTCTTAGAAGCGGAACAAGTATCGGTGCAAATGTAAAAGAAGCAACACAAGCACAGAGTAAAGCCGATTTCATTTCGAAAATGTCCATAGCCTTAAAGGAAGCTTCAGAAACAGAATATTGGCTAGAATTACTTAAGGAAACATCATTCCTTAAAGAAAACCAATTCAAAGAAATCTACGAGGAAAATGAATCTATTATCAAGATTATTACGAAAATAATCAAAACATCAAAAATTCTTCCTAACAACAATTAATCATCAATCATCCATCATCAATCATCAATTAACTAAATGCTCAACGTTTCTAATGTCAGTCTTCAATACGGTAGCCGCGTCCTCTTCAAGGAAGTGAACCTTTCCTTCAAGCGTGGCAACTGCTACGGAGTCATCGGTGCGAACGGCGCCGGAAAGTCCACCTTCCTGAAAATCCTTTCGGGCGAACTCGAGCCCAACACCGGCGAGGTCACCAAGGACCCGGGCGAACGCATCGCCGTCCTGAAGCAGGACCACTTCGCCTACGAACAGAACACCGTTCTTGAAACCGTCA contains:
- a CDS encoding acyl-CoA dehydratase activase, giving the protein MSNLKNDLWVGVDVGSTTVKIAVVDPETNKLLHYTYQRHNAMQAQKVFEVLREAHGLFPDKNFRVAFCGSGGQPFAEATHAFFVQEVVANALAVRATYPESRVAIELGGQDAKVVFFEKDKTTGKLIASDMRMNGVCAGGTGAFIDQVAELLRIKTEAFEGFAKRGQKVYEISGRCGVFAKTDIQPMLNNGIAKEDIALSSFHAIAKQTIGGLAQGMEIKPPVIFEGGPLTFNPTLVRAFKERLGISDEQAIVPEHSEVLVAMGAALSLGSMFADQECYYRKEGSLDALIHFNETRQAENKAKAAADLFFKNEAEYKMFLEEHKMAGNHYPQPVSGSTLNVYLGIDAGSTTTKFVLMDENENIVDGFYASNNGEPLQVLKNALNELSDRYEEYGCKLNILGVGTTGYGEQLFAKAVHADFHTVETVAHANAAQKICPDVSFILDIGGQDMKAISVQDGVVTGIILNEACSSGCGSFIETYARSLGIPMEKIAELAFNAKSPSQLGSRCTVFMNSSIITEQRDGKQPEDIIAGICRSIINNVFTKVIRIRNLNTLGKKVVVQGGTFKNNAVLRAFEQYTGLKPIRPERPGEMGAIGIALLTKKFMEEKRKTEPELKSRFIGLDAMKTFSWHNQPGQLCQYCTNHCSRTIVTFSDGQSFVTGNRCERGEVTADPNDPKTKALIAEINKKMQAVPDMIKRTNQLLVKDYAPAKLVENNGKTIGIPRVLEFWASLPFWKAFFTSLGYTVVVSRQSDYKMFEAGLHSVPSDTVCFPAKLVHGHVLSLIEKKVDRIFFPMMVAVPSDHTKFTATSVCPVVQAYPNVCKNTDEPEKNYGVPMDQPIFHWFNAKLRRSQTIDWFHENWKLDKKLLDKAVTEGEKALNSYRTTLLEEGQKILDDVRAKNSFAVVIAGRPYHADTLINHNIASHFTAMGIPVLTTESLPGVYDQDVPSHTRIEIKNTFHLRMIGATMIAAKDPNIELAQIVSFGCGHDSILTDEMMRMLHLDSNKEMLMLKLDEGDARGPVGIRVKSFIETVKARRAANLPDKPESNEPLFHTPFVAEDKKRRRILTPNLSPAFSVLASEYMKREGFIAEYLPVADRKAIELGKKYVHNDICFPCQVNIGEALHWLVDHPEVPQNEVSMCLAKNCENCRAVQYAVLARKALDEAGFKDVTIITTGVDYKGMHPGFQLGLDFRLHMLWGLVTMDAIETMYRAVRPYEVNAGDTQKIYDEWMPKVISVAGHLSTTQLVRPSKLIEIFEQCIEAFNSIEITEERKKGIRKPRVAVLGEILMNYHPSANGFVENYLMNNGMEVYLPGMTDFFRVDEVVRAEKVKRGFSANPIMDRVEGGVTAKVYTHAVETARKSMHKFKLYEHHADCVELKDYVSDIIDPTYNTGEGWMIPGEILYNAQHGVNSYIILQPFACLANHISGRGLTKAVKERCPHVQILSLDYDPDTSFANIENRLQMLIINARELEKANNN
- a CDS encoding four helix bundle protein — protein: MKKDNLIAEKTKAFAIQIIHLYLFLSNERKEYVLSKQVLRSGTSIGANVKEATQAQSKADFISKMSIALKEASETEYWLELLKETSFLKENQFKEIYEENESIIKIITKIIKTSKILPNNN